The Coregonus clupeaformis isolate EN_2021a chromosome 35, ASM2061545v1, whole genome shotgun sequence genome includes the window AGTCATGATGCACCAATGGGACGAACTAGGCCGTCTCCTAGGCTACAGTGTATGTGCAAACGTGTGCCCCGTACAAAGCAAAGATCAGCCTTGATGCAGAAATAAAACATTAGCTAAATATAAATTATCCATGTACTTCTCATGTTAACCCATTTATCTTGAGTTGTGCAATGTTATGTGAATTTTCTCCCCTCTTCCAGCTGTGGGTCACTACATATAGGCTGTGATTGAATGattatattatttgtatttgtatttattaggatccccattagctgctgccaaggcagcagatactcttcctggggtccagcaacattaaggcagttatatacaatttaaaatattacatgacattacatttcataacacttttcacaacacattgtgtgccctcaggccactactctatcacatacactaccggtcaaaagttttagaacacctactcattcaagggtttttctttattttttacattgtagaataatagtgaagacatcaaaactatgaaataacacatggaatcatgtagtaaccaaaaaagtgttaaacaaatcaaaatatattttagattttagattcttcaaatagccaccctttgccttgatgacagctttgcacacccaggtgtgacaaaactagggcctgtaggacctgccttattGACagtgttaagaaggcagagcagcgctttattatggacagacttctccccatcttagctactgttgcatcaacatgttttgaccaacatgctcaatttccacattataagatttatttgagatttagggtttagtaaatgatctgtcccaaatacaatgcttttagttttagaaatatttaggactaacttatttcttgccacccattctgaaactgactgcacctctgttaagtgttgcagtgattccACTCACTGTAGtaactgacgtgtatagtgttgtcatccgcatacatagacatacagtgcattcggaaagtattcagacctcttgactttttccacaaaagttacagccttattctaaaatggatattaaaaaaaaatccctaatcaatctacacacaataccccataatgacaaagcaaaaacagattgtttgaatatttataaaaaattgaaaactcaaatattacatttacataagtattcagaccctttactcagtactttgttgaagcacctttcgcagcgattacagcctcgagtgttcttggcacacctgtatttggggagtttctcccattcttctctgcagatcctctcaagctctgtcaggttggatggggagcgtcgctgcacagctattttcaggtctctccagagatgtttgatcgggttcaagtccgggctctggctgggccattcaaggacattcagagacttgtcccgaagccactcctgtgttgtcttggctgtgtgccgtcgccccagtctgaggtcctgagcactctggagcaggttttcttcaaggatctctctgtactttgctccgttcatctttccctcgatcctgactagtctcccagtccctgccgctgaaaaacatccccacagcatgctgccaccaccatgcttcatcgtagggatggtgccaggtttcctccagacgtgacgcttggcattcaggccaaagagttcaatcttagtttcatcagaccagagaatcttgtttctcatggtctgagagtctttaggtgccttttggcaaactccaagcgggctgtcatgtgccttttactgaggagtggcttcagtctggccactctaccctgaaggcctgattggtggagtgctgcagagaatgttgtccttctggaaggttctccgatctccacagaggaactctggagctctgtcagagtgaccatcgggttcttggtcacctccctgaccaaggcccttctcccccgattgctcagtttggccaggtggccagctctaggaagagtcttggtggttccaaacttcttccatttaagaatgatggaggccactgtgttcttggggaccttcagtgcagcagaaatgttttggtacccttccccagagctgttccttgacacaattctgtctctgagctctacagacaattccatggcttggattttgctctgacatgcactgtcaactgtgggaccttatatagacaggtgtgtgcctttccaaatcatgtccaaccaattgaatttaccacaggtggactccagtcaagttgaagaaacatctcaaggatgattaatggaaatgaaaggaaaaggatgcacctgagctcaatttcgagtctcatatcaaagggtctggcacacacctgtctatataaggtcccacagttgacagtgcatgtcagagcaaaaaccaagccatgaggctgAAGGAATtgctctggggaagggtaccaaaaaatgtctgcagcattgaaggtccccaagaacacagtggcctccatcactcttaaatggaagaagtttggaaccaccaagactcttcctagagctggccgcccagccaaactgagcaatcgggggagaagggccttggtcagggaggtgaccaagaacccgatggtcactctgacagagctctagagtttctctgtggagatgggagaaccttccagaaggacaaccatctctgcagcactccaccaatcaggcctttatggtagagtgatcaagcactgatgttgggcgattgggcctggctcgcagtaggTGTTCCATTTCATTCCAAAGATGTTTgctggggttgaggtcagggctctctgcaggccagtcaagagTTTCCACACTGACTTTGACAAACcacttctgtatggaccttgctttttgcacgggggcattgtcatgctgaaacaggaaagggccttccccaaactgttgccacaaagttggaagcatagaatcgtctagaatgtcattgcatgctgtagcgttaagattttccttcactggaactaaggggcctagcccaaaccatgaaaaacagccccagaccattattcctcctccacctagctttacagttgacactatgcattcgggcaggtagcgttctcctggcatccgcccgttctgtgaacttgagcttgtgtggcctatcacttcgcggctgagcctttgttgctcctagacgtttccacttcacaataacatcacttacagttgaccgtggcagctctagcagtgtagaaatttgacgaactgacttgttggaaaggtggcatcctatgatggtgccacgttgaaagtcactgagctcttcagtaaggccattccactgccaatgtttgtttatgaagattgcatggctgtgtgctcgattttatacacctgtcagcaacgggtgtggctgaaatagccgaatccattaattttaaggggtgtccacatacttttgtatatatagtgtattttccagatactgactgttagcacttggtggtctatagcaacttcccaccagaatgggctttaggtgaggcaggtgaacctttAGCCATATTACtacaacagtatttaacatgagctcctctctaagctttacaggaatgtgtcAATGTATATAGGCCACAACAacgcccccattggcatttctgtattttctgtagatgttatatataatatatataccaATGCAGacaacccttacaaaaaaagattgcagttagagtgcagtataactgcagtgtgctgcaaatactgcgtccaTTTATTGCAGTagttttgcagtgtaactgccgTTACAgtgcagttacagtgcagtatagctgcagttcaactgcagtacactgcagttattctgcaatgaATGTGTCCAAAACACCACAATCGACTGCagtactgcacttttactgcagtttcaaaactaaaatattttttttgtaacGGAATGTTTTAGATAACGTATAGTGTCAAGAGAAGAGATTATAGGGTTTTGCACAAATAAATGCTTTTCGCAACGGGGTGTTGCAgctgaatgtttttttttaaaacgGCTCTGCAACAATAGCGTCAGAAAAGGTACGATTCATCACAATAAAATGCCAAGGTCTTCAGGCGAATTGATGATGATGAACAAATGGAGTGCGTGCGCGCGTCAGAGTCCGGCATGGGCGCTGATTGGTTGAAAATGACATCACATACAATTGTACTATTCTTAGCTTGTAGAAACAGCATTACCTCATCCTTTTCCCCTCGCGCAGGTATTGACATACAACAACAAATAATGTTACAGTCGCAGacaggacgaggacgaggaagaggaagagggtagaagtcgagagagagagagctctataCTTTACTGATTATTAATTAATCATAACATATCCTTTTGGATTCTTCATCCATTTGCTTTGAGACCATTCGGTTGATTATATCGAGTTATTTGGTGTGCATGTTGATTTGTGCGATATTTCCAGTATCTTCGTTTGGAGTGAAAATCGTCACTGTAAGTACAATGTAATATTTCTTGCTTGCATCATTTATGTCTGGTTTTATATTCTCTTGTGATCATCTAATGTATGTGAACTTGCTAAATCAATGACGTAATGCAAAGAGAACATCATTCTGCAGCAGCAATAGACCGAAGTAATGTTTTCTTAATTAACATTCATGGCAATAATAATGCAAAAATATTCCATGCAACTGTTAAATGTTAAAATGATTGTCAAAGTTCCATGCAGTATTTTTTCGATTCCTATGTATTGTAGCCTAATACATCATTGTAATCACCGGATATTGAAATGAACACAGTTTACTCTCATGTTTCGGTACCAGACACAAAGGACAGAGATGGTgttctacagggagagagagaacgggacaCGCGAGCGGCCACCGCTGTCTCTCATCCTACCGCATCTTTACCTAGGTGCAGAGACTGATGTTACGCAGGTAATAATGTTTTCATTCAGTAGGTCAGTCTCTAGAATTGATAGCCTAGCTCTCGTCATTGGCCAAAGCGTTGTATTTTGACCATGCACCGAAAATGCAGCTCTTCCAGAAGACTAGAACTTATTAATATTGCCTGTTCTCTGTCTCTCGTTTCCCGGTACTCTCCTACTCGGCTGCAGGATTGCCTCGGCGCCCGCGGGATCTCCTACGTGCTAAGCGTGAGCCGCTGCAGCCCGCAGCCTACTTTCCTTCCCCGTTCCCAGTACCTTCGCATCCCCATCGATGACTCTCTCCGAGACGACCTGCTGCCCCATATCCCGGAGGCACTGCGTTTTATTGGTGAGAATAATGATGAGATCGGGTTAGTTACGTGTCAAAtggatggcaccctattccccatatagtgccaCTGCACTATTTTCGACAAGACAGAGAGTTAGTGCACTCTAAGGGGAATATAGGCGTCATTGGAGATTTGACCAGGGCAAATCCTGAAGGTTAGGTAATAGGACATTTCTGCATGTCATCGTTATGCTATAGTCTGCATCATCATGGATGCATAAACACtggcgtctgtctgtctggaagaAACACAGATGACTCAGTTCAAGTGATGAGCAGTTATTGAGCAGGGTTTCATGCAGGCCAGTTATGCTCCTATGGTTTCAGAAATATTGAATGCTGTTACAGCCCGTTCAGTACCACAGACAATTGATTCAAGTCTACTGTTGCAGGAAGCCCATTCATGACACTTGGTATAAGCTGTGTGTCCTTTGCACAGTTTGCAGTCTGGCTCAAGTGATGTCATGCGATACAGTATGGATGATTTCAAATAAACAATTGACTtatctatctcttctctctgtctcagatGGGGCTATGTCATCAGGTGGATCTGTGTTAGTTCATTGTGCTGCAGGAATCTCTCGCTCCCCTGCCCTGGCTGTGGCCTACATTATGTACAACCTGGGGATGGACCTTGACCATGCCTACaggtgtgtttgtctgtgctgtgtgtgtgtgtgtgtgtatgtattaatGCATTataatgattgtgtgtgtgtgtgtgtgtgtgtgtgtgtgtgtgtgggcatataAAGCATCCACATCTAATCTTGTCTGTTCCTCACTTTCAGGTTTGTGAAAGAGCGCAGGCCTTCAATCTCCCCAAACTTCAATTTTCTGGGGCAGCTACAACACTTCCAGGGAACCCTGGCTCAGAAGGCCTCTAATGGCAACCCCACTATCCAGCCAATCAGATCACTGGACACATGCCTGCAGTCAAGCAATGAAAACATTAGCCGGGGTTCCTCTGTCCCCCTGTCAGCCAATCAGATCATGAATATTCAGGACAATGGCTATGTTGCTAAGGACTTTTTAGAGGTTGCTAAAGTGCATAATATGTACAATGAGAATTCCACTTGTAAGACAGAGAACATAGAGCAAAGGTGCTCGTATTCAGGTGAAACTCAGAGTCTATCAGAGAAGCCACAGCAAGACCAGAGGAGCGTGACGTCACAACGGACGCTGTCTCTCTCCAGCAAACTCAGAACGCTCACTCTCAACCTGAACCATAACCACAACCAGAACCAGAGGGAGGCCCAGAGCCCGTGTGGAGCAATGACTCCAAGCCCCAACGAATCAGCGACACCAACACCAAAGCCCAACACACTACAAATCCCAACAGGTATTGTGTCTCTCTATGAGAAGCGCAAGAGCctcaccctctccctgtctcccgtTGGTGCAATTCCCCCGACTCCCCACCAGAATGAGCCAGAAAGCACTAACAGGCACAGCATTAGCCATAAGCCAATATGCTCCAGCGCTTCCAACACCATCCACAAGAGGGAGTTAGAAGGCACCAGTGGTTCAAAAAGGCACGGTAGAACCCCTTCGACGGTGGCCCTTTCCTCCTCACAGACAGATgtacaacagagagagaggagcacatCCTGCGTCAAAGCAGCAGGTCAGCCCAATCGCTGCTCCTCCCGAACCCAGGGGAAGGGTGCGAGAGAGGGAAGAGGCCAGGGTAAAAGAGAGCCCAGCCGCTGTCAGAGCGTGGAGAAGGGGAGGTCTAACTCGACTCCAAAGACAGGGAAGGACCACAGCaagggaagagcagagagggagacactAACTGGGAGCCTGAGCAGCAGTTCTGTTTTGAACCAGCACAGTATCGTAGTTGACCAGCAGGTGTCACCAGCAGCTAAGCTGTCTGCATCTGCAGTGGCGGCTGAGGAAGGTGTAGATGCTGAACAgggcctcctgtctcctctcaaCCTGACTGTCAACAAGCTGCTGGGCTGGGGAGAGAAGATGCTGATGGGGGTGCTGCTCAGCCCCCGGTTCAAAGTGAgacaggctgttctgccctataGGTGCTGATGCGGTATGTGACCACTggcgaggacagagagaggactgaTAAATGCCAGGAGATtgatttgtgtgcgtgtgtgtgtgtgtgcgtgtgaggaaCTGAAGAACAGAGAACTGAACTGCATGTATAATATTTGTCTGCCCATACCATGTTCACAGAGCTCTGAGTGAATGCTTTGTCCTATAAATTCAAATTTATTGTTGAATTCCTTCAAAAGTACTATATATATTACATATAGGAGCAGTTTATGCCTCCAACACAATTCACATGGATTAAGGCTTGATTGTGTTGATTTATATTTATTGATTGACGTGAATCAAGTGATCactttattgttgttatttataaAATGAATATTTTGAGGATGGTATTTTGGCACTGTTGTTTGTAATGGGATCACAGTGTTCATTAAAGATGACATATTTTACTCCTGTTCTCTCCTGGCTTTTCTATTCTGACTCATCTCCCATGTATTTCACCATAAATTTACAATCATTTAGGCCTATGAGGAAAAAATCTGATTCACAATTTAGACTGATATGGTTATTCACTTATTTTATAAAATATTACAAGAATGCAGTCTTGAAAATACAATTTGGATTATTTTCACTTTTAGAGGACAGTCTGCCCTTGAACATCaacaaatcaaattgtttgggtTAAAAGGAAAGGTTGAGGGTGAATGTGGGTGTGGTAAAAATGAGCAACATGCCTATGTAAATGAGTCACATCCGGTTGAGGGGATGGGCAAATCAGGGAGGGAAAGGAAGACAAGAATGCTTTACCTGGCAAGAACTATTaatataaaatactgtatgctaggAGTTTTCCCTCCAATATCTCCTCATATTCTCAACAGGTAGGCTAAAGTCGTTTGAGGGTAATCATACAATACTCCCAAATGGATAGGCTGAAGTACTAAACGCGAAGAAATGAATGACTAGACCTACATACAACTGGGCTCAATGGCCAAATAAGGTAGTACACGTCATGTAGTACACATAATGTGTAAATACTATAGTTCACTCGTTTAAAATCTGGTTAAACCATATTGTTTCAGTTTCATGAATAAACGTGCAGTGTTGATTAAAGAAACATTGTAGAATGCATCTCATTCTAAAAGAGCCTTTGCTGATTCatgaaaagagggagaggggaagcataCATATCATTGGGAGGTTGAAGCGTGAGAATGTATACAATGAGGAAACGGTGTCGTTAAAACACGCCCATTTTTACATGCGCATGAGATTTCGAGAAAACCTTGGTTGAGAAAAAAGAGTTGCCTTGGAGCGATGAAAAAGTAAGTCAATGAAGACGAGGAAAAAATGAAGACATCGCCAAGAAAAACCCTGTAGACATCACAAAAGTTGTTATATAATGCGTCCGCAGAGATATGTAGATGGATCAATCTAGAGATAATCAAAGTTAGACAAGCGCGTTTAAGTTTGACGGGGTAGTTGATAATCAAggtcattttttttttcttctggagTCACAAAGTTGGCATCGATAGCCTAATTTACTTAAGGCGGGTGCGGAAGGCTTTTCACCCGACAAAAATTATGAGAGATAGGCCGATAAACCGTTAGATTTTAACAATAATACTTTATTTCTATTTTACCGGGTTATGTAGCGACCTATGATACGAAACTCTATTGGGGTTAGAGCCTACTTTTGTGGATAGTTTACAACACTGGGCCAGACTAAAACCGTAAGCTTTTCAATGTTATAAAAAATTATCAGAAAACGAactatacatttttatatttgagatattGATAACCTATCGTAGGTAATTCAAGTTAAATATATTGGCGTAATACCGAGGTAAAAACCCAACTCTGCTACCTTCTAGGATTTTTCTTTGAGCTACCTTGATAAAAGTAGTTTGCTCAATCGTTGGAGAAGTGGACTttcatttttccccctcatctacCCTGCGGATTACTAAAGTGCACTTCATCAATAGATCCTATCAGCTAATCAGTTTTATCATTTCGTTTTTCAAAAGATAGACAACCGTTGATAGTATTTTACCGAACTAAACATGTCTGCTGAGGAGGAGAGATTCAAACTGGTCGTCGTGGGCGGGGGCGGTGTGGGGAAAAGCGCCTTGACCATACAATTCATTCAGGTGAGAGAATCCCCCAATTGTTTGAACATTGTCAACTGTGTGTTGTTTGTCTTGTATTTGTCACATCTTCTGATATGATGAGTATGTTATAGTGGTAATTGAATATGTGCATATTAACCCATATAGGCTAAATAGTGTAGGCTATTCTGTCTGTGTAGGTTATTTGGTTAAAAACCTTGCTTTCCTCATAACCACCAAAGCAATAATCACCACTTTTACCAGACAACAAACACACAGTCTTCACCCATGCTCTCCCATCTCTTTCGCAGTCATACTTTGTATCGGATTATGACCCCACCATCGAGGACTCCTACACCAAAATATGCACAGTGGATGGGAAAGAGACACGATTAGACAGTAAGTCATACTGTAGGTTTACTGACGTTCTTTACTCCAAACATAGAGGGAAAGCATAAACTACTTGAACCAGTGAGTGAGCAAGGCCAACTCCGTCTGTATGATTCACCCACATCTGCTCTGTTAGGACTTGCAGTTGGCAGATCTTAATGCTCTACCCCAAGGTGTAGTCTTTTCACTATGCCATAACAAACGTGTTTCTGTCCATCTGTGTTCATATTCAAGGGATATAACAATATGTAAGTGTACTATGGCCTGTTGGCCTATGTCGAGTTGGTTCACCCTGGGCATTTACATCTAAAAGCACCCATGAGGACcaacgtgaagttcataggagcatgtcaaattgcaTGTCAAATTAAAGCTAAGTCTATATAGAAGAAGAAAAATTAAGACATATATacattttcaaccattttccatcctaaaaatgAGGAATAatcaaaggctttgatttctggtcgaACAGATGGAAAGGGGGTCTTAGACAATGTCTACcagatgtttgtttttttaaggtATTATAAATACagcaaaacacaataatgttgaagtaaagacccatgccaactaatatcaacacttgtATTTAGTTCCAGAtaaattatttgccttctgtaagtttaagaaacattgccttgtctTGTAAtaaacaataatataataataataataatatgccatttagcagacgcttttatccaaagcgacttacagtcatgcgtgcataattttttttttgtgtatgggtggtcccggggatcgaacccactaccttggcgttacaagcgccgtgctctaccagctgagctacagaggaccacatgtctttaagatattttctaaggaggataatgaaagttcacagaagtaacaagcaAAGGTGGACATACTAATTAGTTATAGGGTTTTTACTGACATCAAGtttgtttattaattattaagtgattaaaatgtgtaattctgttaccaaatctgTAATGGAATTACTGAACAATCAGTAACGGAATTACTGCGATTGAATTGGCAGAAATGGGAagtcatagtagtcacaaaccatttaaattttgacatttgagtcatttagcagatgctcttatccagagcgacttacagtagtgagtggataaatttttgtactttttccccatactggtcccccgtgggaatcaaacccacaaccctggcattgcaagcgccatgctctaccaactgagccacatgggacatTTGGgtccacagttgggtcacctgctaatgtcctcccttccactggc containing:
- the LOC123482514 gene encoding uncharacterized protein LOC123482514; protein product: MLICAIFPVSSFGVKIVTTQRTEMVFYRERENGTRERPPLSLILPHLYLGAETDVTQDCLGARGISYVLSVSRCSPQPTFLPRSQYLRIPIDDSLRDDLLPHIPEALRFIDGAMSSGGSVLVHCAAGISRSPALAVAYIMYNLGMDLDHAYRFVKERRPSISPNFNFLGQLQHFQGTLAQKASNGNPTIQPIRSLDTCLQSSNENISRGSSVPLSANQIMNIQDNGYVAKDFLEVAKVHNMYNENSTCKTENIEQRCSYSGETQSLSEKPQQDQRSVTSQRTLSLSSKLRTLTLNLNHNHNQNQREAQSPCGAMTPSPNESATPTPKPNTLQIPTGIVSLYEKRKSLTLSLSPVGAIPPTPHQNEPESTNRHSISHKPICSSASNTIHKRELEGTSGSKRHGRTPSTVALSSSQTDVQQRERSTSCVKAAGQPNRCSSRTQGKGAREGRGQGKREPSRCQSVEKGRSNSTPKTGKDHSKGRAERETLTGSLSSSSVLNQHSIVVDQQVSPAAKLSASAVAAEEGVDAEQGLLSPLNLTVNKLLGWGEKMLMGVLLSPRFKVRQAVLPYRC